Proteins encoded in a region of the Corallococcus caeni genome:
- a CDS encoding MerR family transcriptional regulator — protein sequence MSLRIRTIARLTGIREATLRAWERRYGFPRPERSENNYRVYSRDEVEAVRRVAKLMEEGLSVSEAIAQVRDEPARTLPPEPPRLERFWTAVMMLDAEGADGVLSEAQVGLDATAYCDTVLIPLLREMTSRLDVAREHMASALVRQRLRMLLAGMERVGDGPRGLLACPAKDHHEGGLLALGVHLKARGWRVTLLGADTPAEALQGACRQLRPDVVALSFIRRRDAEDFVTVLSEVMHACAPVPVVVGGPGAREHLKTLFTLGAQYAESAEELIAVWQQARNAQNRP from the coding sequence ATGAGTCTGCGCATCCGCACCATCGCCCGGCTCACCGGCATCCGCGAGGCCACGCTGCGCGCCTGGGAGCGCCGCTACGGGTTCCCGCGCCCGGAGCGCAGCGAGAACAACTACCGCGTCTATTCACGCGACGAGGTGGAGGCCGTCCGCCGGGTGGCGAAGCTGATGGAGGAGGGCCTCTCGGTGAGCGAGGCCATCGCCCAGGTGCGCGACGAACCCGCGCGCACCCTCCCGCCGGAGCCGCCGAGGCTGGAGCGCTTCTGGACGGCGGTGATGATGCTGGACGCGGAAGGGGCGGACGGGGTCCTGTCCGAGGCCCAGGTGGGGCTGGACGCGACCGCCTATTGCGACACCGTCCTCATCCCGCTGCTGCGGGAGATGACCTCCCGCCTGGACGTGGCGCGCGAGCACATGGCGTCCGCGCTGGTGCGGCAGCGGCTGCGCATGCTGCTGGCGGGGATGGAGCGCGTGGGCGACGGGCCTCGGGGGCTCCTCGCCTGTCCGGCGAAGGACCACCACGAGGGGGGGCTCCTGGCGCTGGGCGTGCATCTCAAGGCGCGGGGCTGGCGGGTGACGCTGCTGGGCGCGGACACGCCCGCGGAGGCGCTTCAGGGGGCGTGCAGGCAGTTGCGCCCGGACGTGGTGGCGCTGTCGTTCATCCGCCGGCGGGATGCGGAGGATTTCGTCACCGTGTTGTCCGAAGTGATGCATGCGTGCGCGCCCGTGCCGGTGGTGGTAGGCGGACCCGGCGCGCGCGAGCACCTGAAGACGCTGTTCACGCTGGGCGCGCAGTACGCGGAGTCCGCGGAGGAACTCATCGCGGTCTGGCAACAGGCGCGAAACGCGCAGAACCGACCTTGA
- a CDS encoding SMI1/KNR4 family protein: MSMSDLLEEVSRLHHVRPPATPEQIDAFEQRVGWRLDPDLRAFYLHCDGADLFDPVDPAFSFLPLERIRRARVVMRKDDTDRAGPASWFAIAEVQDSNYILLDVNQHSNGRYPIRDGYNEAFPDPDYCRQIAGSFSEFLAGALRSNGRWFWLRENG, translated from the coding sequence ATGTCGATGAGCGACTTGCTCGAAGAGGTCTCACGCCTCCATCACGTCCGCCCACCCGCAACGCCGGAACAAATCGATGCGTTCGAGCAAAGGGTAGGGTGGCGTCTCGACCCGGACCTCCGAGCCTTTTATCTGCACTGCGACGGTGCGGACCTGTTCGACCCCGTGGACCCCGCCTTCTCCTTCCTCCCCCTGGAGCGGATTCGCCGGGCACGGGTCGTGATGCGCAAGGACGATACCGACCGCGCGGGGCCTGCGTCCTGGTTCGCCATCGCCGAGGTGCAGGACAGCAACTACATCCTTCTCGATGTGAACCAGCACTCCAACGGCCGATACCCCATCCGCGACGGCTACAACGAAGCGTTCCCGGACCCAGACTACTGCCGCCAGATCGCCGGTTCGTTTTCCGAGTTCCTCGCGGGAGCACTCCGCTCCAACGGGCGCTGGTTCTGGCTCCGCGAGAACGGGTAG
- a CDS encoding DUF2252 domain-containing protein: MDAEGTSELGAAKVPLVSTQKQQRTRRTPRKLKPSRLQAVDFRSVEERMDAGRALRKRCPRGSHATWKAFRGRDPLAQLKESDATRLPWLVPVRHERMSESPFAFLRGTPFVMARDLAHTPNSGLRSQICGDAHLANFGLFGTPERNLIFDLNDFDETLPGPFEWDVKRLAASFVMAAKQNGLGARCGKKAARKAVESYRLTMRELTTKSLLEVWSLHVDAKELKNAGSDDTARLATEAVEKAKRHTSAHAVEKLTVERNGQRHLAYQPPLLFPLTAVKMDVSPSELERRIKRLTVGYLESLDGAVRDLCLRYQRKEWGFKVVGVGSVGLQAYVVLCEGNGGEDPLVLQLKEAKASVLEPYLGPSEFHSAGERVVVGQRRMQAFSDLFLGWTEVEGMGAFYVRQLRDMKGALDAEKMDAPVFQDYADACGATLARAHARTGDAALIAGYLGTNAHFDEAVAEFACAYADQVESDYGNFIDAQAKALEALTH, encoded by the coding sequence ATGGATGCGGAAGGCACATCGGAGCTGGGGGCCGCGAAGGTTCCCCTCGTATCCACCCAGAAGCAGCAGCGCACGCGGCGCACGCCCCGGAAGCTGAAGCCCTCGCGGCTCCAGGCCGTGGACTTCCGCTCCGTGGAGGAGCGCATGGACGCCGGCCGCGCCCTGCGCAAGCGCTGTCCCCGTGGCAGCCACGCCACGTGGAAGGCGTTCCGGGGACGCGACCCGCTCGCGCAGCTCAAGGAGTCCGACGCCACGCGGCTGCCGTGGCTGGTGCCCGTGCGCCATGAGCGCATGTCGGAGTCCCCCTTCGCCTTCCTGCGCGGCACGCCCTTCGTCATGGCGCGCGACCTGGCCCACACGCCGAACAGCGGCCTGCGCAGCCAGATTTGCGGCGACGCGCACCTGGCCAACTTCGGCCTGTTCGGCACGCCCGAGCGCAACCTCATCTTCGACCTCAACGACTTCGACGAGACGCTGCCCGGCCCCTTCGAATGGGACGTGAAGCGCCTGGCCGCCAGCTTCGTCATGGCGGCGAAGCAGAACGGCCTGGGCGCTCGCTGCGGGAAGAAGGCCGCGCGCAAGGCCGTGGAGTCCTACCGGCTCACCATGCGCGAGCTGACGACCAAGAGCCTGCTGGAGGTCTGGTCGCTGCACGTGGACGCGAAGGAGCTGAAGAACGCCGGCTCCGACGACACCGCGAGGCTGGCCACGGAGGCGGTGGAGAAGGCGAAGCGGCACACCAGCGCGCACGCGGTGGAGAAGCTCACCGTCGAGCGCAACGGCCAGCGCCACCTGGCCTACCAGCCGCCCCTGCTCTTCCCGCTCACGGCGGTGAAGATGGACGTGTCGCCGTCGGAGCTGGAGCGGCGCATCAAGCGGCTCACGGTGGGCTACCTGGAGTCGCTGGACGGCGCGGTGCGCGACCTGTGCCTGCGCTACCAGCGCAAGGAGTGGGGCTTCAAGGTCGTGGGCGTGGGCAGCGTGGGGCTCCAGGCCTACGTCGTGCTGTGTGAAGGCAACGGCGGGGAGGACCCGCTGGTGTTGCAGCTCAAGGAGGCGAAGGCGTCTGTCTTGGAGCCCTACCTGGGACCCAGCGAGTTCCACAGCGCGGGCGAGCGCGTGGTGGTGGGCCAGCGGCGCATGCAGGCGTTCTCCGACCTGTTCCTCGGCTGGACGGAGGTGGAGGGCATGGGCGCCTTCTACGTGCGCCAGCTGCGCGACATGAAGGGCGCGCTGGACGCGGAGAAGATGGACGCGCCCGTGTTCCAGGACTACGCGGACGCCTGTGGCGCCACCCTGGCCCGCGCGCATGCGCGCACCGGCGACGCCGCGCTCATCGCGGGATACCTGGGCACCAACGCCCACTTCGACGAAGCCGTCGCGGAGTTCGCCTGCGCCTATGCGGATCAGGTGGAGTCCGACTACGGGAACTTCATCGACGCGCAGGCGAAGGCGCTGGAAGCACTCACGCATTGA
- the sitA5 gene encoding SitA5 family polymorphic toxin gives MRLPWLVLSLLWALAGCSGATKVVRLDTGRGAPVVQVPRAPGAAGRVTLDEEALKESVARLARDIRLSPRAQEAARRLFEVEPRSGSYLVDVKRRRITPLGPGEHLSAEPSRPDEELTRAYLRWCGRTGRAGDCLGLLKESPVITGDARFALALALAKGAVLEELWDAVKDMANPEALMQAALWTAATYALLWTVPEPATKGVAAVISAGLIAYVGIDTFWALIQGFRYLMVESDAALTFDELRGAGERFGKVMGRQAARAFVVLATAAIGSTGATLGAKLPGLPGAAQAAVRAEAEAGVVYAAVGQVESVAIAADGFTFSLAPGAVAMSSSGTRGGGSASSGHKAWQTHRGMTKARGRAGPNSEWHHVVEQTEGNVRQFGPEAIHNTENVIALDKALHDMVSAFYSRKYPLITRSRVLTIREWLSTQSYAAQRDFGLLAIENIKKGVWR, from the coding sequence ATGCGGCTTCCATGGCTGGTGCTGTCCCTGCTCTGGGCGCTGGCCGGGTGTAGCGGTGCGACGAAGGTCGTCCGGCTCGACACGGGGCGCGGTGCGCCTGTCGTCCAGGTGCCCCGCGCGCCTGGAGCCGCCGGGCGCGTCACGCTGGATGAGGAAGCGCTAAAGGAATCCGTGGCGAGGCTGGCGCGGGACATCCGCCTGTCGCCCCGTGCCCAGGAAGCCGCCCGGCGTCTGTTCGAGGTGGAGCCCCGGAGCGGTTCGTACCTGGTGGACGTGAAGCGCCGCCGCATCACGCCACTCGGGCCGGGTGAGCACCTGTCCGCCGAGCCGTCGCGGCCCGACGAGGAGCTGACCCGCGCCTACTTGCGCTGGTGCGGACGGACCGGACGGGCCGGTGACTGTCTGGGCCTGCTGAAGGAGAGCCCGGTCATCACAGGAGACGCGCGCTTCGCCCTGGCGCTCGCGCTGGCGAAGGGAGCCGTGCTGGAGGAGCTGTGGGACGCCGTGAAGGACATGGCGAATCCCGAGGCGCTGATGCAGGCCGCTTTGTGGACAGCGGCCACGTATGCGCTGCTCTGGACGGTACCTGAGCCCGCGACGAAGGGCGTGGCGGCGGTGATCTCGGCGGGGCTCATCGCCTACGTGGGCATCGACACGTTCTGGGCACTCATCCAGGGCTTCCGGTACCTGATGGTGGAGTCGGACGCGGCGCTGACGTTCGACGAGTTGCGCGGCGCGGGAGAGCGATTCGGCAAGGTGATGGGCCGGCAGGCGGCGCGGGCCTTCGTGGTGCTGGCGACGGCGGCCATCGGAAGCACGGGCGCGACGCTTGGGGCGAAACTCCCGGGCCTGCCAGGGGCAGCCCAGGCCGCGGTCCGGGCCGAGGCGGAAGCCGGCGTGGTCTACGCGGCCGTGGGACAGGTCGAGTCCGTCGCCATCGCCGCGGACGGCTTCACGTTCAGCCTCGCGCCGGGCGCGGTCGCGATGTCATCGAGTGGAACTCGCGGCGGTGGGAGCGCCTCCTCTGGACACAAGGCCTGGCAGACACACCGGGGCATGACGAAGGCGCGAGGAAGAGCAGGCCCGAACAGCGAGTGGCACCACGTCGTCGAGCAGACAGAGGGGAATGTTCGTCAGTTCGGACCTGAAGCGATACACAACACCGAGAATGTCATCGCCCTGGACAAGGCGCTTCACGACATGGTCAGCGCGTTCTATTCCAGGAAGTACCCTCTCATCACTCGTTCACGCGTCCTGACCATTCGAGAGTGGCTGAGTACGCAGTCGTACGCAGCCCAACGCGATTTCGGTTTGCTCGCCATTGAAAACATCAAGAAGGGAGTCTGGCGATGA
- a CDS encoding lysophospholipid acyltransferase family protein, which produces MIRAAKGGPFGWAVDRYIGWKVRSTFRGLWVRGELPSDGVGRLVYLNHSNWWDGFVLHQLCQVAGWDGYCLMDEENLRRYPFHTKMGAFSIRKQDAMSSLSSLRYAKELLRKPNAAVCVFPEGEHRPFGVHPLQLERGVELLARAAKAECVPIAIRYAFFEHERPDVLLEVGAPHEAGPLARFQSGLESVVRRVSEATGLEGFTRKVAGARGVAERWDRARGLGP; this is translated from the coding sequence TTGATCCGCGCGGCCAAGGGTGGGCCCTTCGGGTGGGCGGTGGACCGGTACATCGGGTGGAAGGTCCGCTCGACGTTCCGCGGCCTGTGGGTGCGCGGCGAGCTGCCCTCCGACGGCGTGGGCCGGCTCGTCTACCTGAACCACAGCAACTGGTGGGACGGCTTCGTGCTGCACCAGCTCTGCCAGGTGGCGGGCTGGGACGGCTACTGCCTCATGGACGAGGAGAACCTGCGCCGCTACCCCTTCCACACGAAGATGGGCGCGTTCAGCATCCGCAAGCAGGACGCGATGTCGTCCTTGTCCTCGCTGCGGTACGCGAAGGAGCTCTTGCGCAAGCCGAACGCGGCGGTGTGTGTCTTTCCGGAAGGGGAGCACCGGCCCTTCGGCGTCCACCCGCTCCAGTTGGAGCGCGGCGTGGAACTGCTGGCCCGGGCCGCGAAGGCGGAGTGCGTGCCCATCGCCATCCGCTACGCCTTCTTCGAACACGAGCGGCCGGACGTGTTGCTGGAGGTCGGCGCGCCGCACGAGGCCGGGCCGCTCGCGCGCTTCCAGAGCGGCCTGGAGTCGGTGGTGCGGCGGGTGTCCGAGGCGACGGGCCTGGAGGGCTTCACTCGGAAGGTGGCGGGGGCGCGCGGCGTGGCGGAGCGCTGGGACCGCGCGCGAGGCCTGGGCCCATGA
- a CDS encoding MerR family transcriptional regulator, whose amino-acid sequence MAERTYRIHIAAELSGVRVELIRAWERRYGVLVPERTPAGYRVYTDRDVALLKRLKALTDEGVAISEAAKLLPQLRAELEAPPPPAREATDDRPGPQPDAWRAAVMAAAEAYDQPRVARILDEVLASLPPLKAFEDVLVPVQREVGERWHAGALSVAQEHLVTQVVRERLVSLLHGAPRGGRRHAVLACFPEEEHEIGLLGAALRLRHAGLRVTLLGQRVPAEGLGETVARAKPDVVGLSAVMNRGATVFEDVLTRLRDALPKDLPLWVGGPAAQAHADICERLGVRLFLHEDDWTRLVG is encoded by the coding sequence ATGGCTGAGCGCACCTATCGCATCCACATCGCCGCGGAGCTGTCGGGGGTCCGCGTGGAGCTCATTCGCGCCTGGGAGCGCCGCTACGGGGTGCTGGTGCCCGAGCGCACGCCCGCGGGCTACCGCGTCTACACCGACCGCGACGTGGCCCTGCTCAAGCGGCTCAAGGCGCTGACGGACGAGGGCGTGGCCATCAGCGAGGCGGCGAAGCTGCTGCCCCAGCTGCGCGCGGAGCTGGAAGCGCCACCCCCGCCGGCCCGAGAAGCCACGGACGACCGGCCCGGCCCGCAGCCGGACGCGTGGCGCGCGGCGGTGATGGCCGCGGCCGAGGCGTATGACCAGCCCCGCGTGGCGCGCATCCTGGACGAGGTGCTGGCCTCGCTGCCGCCGCTGAAGGCCTTCGAGGACGTGCTGGTGCCGGTGCAGCGCGAGGTGGGCGAGCGCTGGCACGCGGGAGCGCTGTCGGTGGCGCAGGAGCACCTGGTGACCCAGGTGGTGCGTGAGCGGCTGGTGAGCCTGCTGCACGGCGCGCCCCGGGGAGGGCGCAGGCACGCGGTGCTGGCGTGCTTCCCGGAGGAGGAGCACGAGATTGGCCTGCTGGGCGCGGCGCTGCGGCTGCGCCACGCGGGCCTGCGCGTGACGCTGCTGGGGCAGCGCGTGCCCGCCGAAGGGCTGGGCGAGACGGTGGCGCGAGCAAAGCCAGACGTGGTGGGCCTGTCCGCGGTGATGAACCGGGGCGCCACGGTGTTCGAGGACGTGCTCACGCGCCTGAGGGACGCGCTGCCGAAGGACCTGCCCCTCTGGGTGGGAGGCCCCGCCGCCCAGGCGCACGCGGACATCTGCGAGCGACTGGGCGTGAGGCTCTTCCTCCACGAGGACGACTGGACGCGGCTGGTGGGCTGA
- a CDS encoding DUF2019 domain-containing protein, with translation MKTKDLKTLTLEELIARFHELSAKHGHLLNALNTRAANKEYKHAAAVRKELRTRGPDAEKCLLVLLTDPEPGTRYWAATAALGFAPSEAERALALLSEPPPTLLSVSAAMTLRAWKNGTLPLEE, from the coding sequence ATGAAGACAAAGGACCTCAAGACGCTGACGCTGGAAGAGTTGATCGCGCGCTTTCACGAGCTTTCAGCGAAACACGGTCATTTATTGAACGCGCTCAATACTCGCGCCGCCAACAAGGAGTACAAGCACGCGGCCGCCGTCAGGAAAGAGCTGCGTACCCGTGGGCCCGATGCGGAGAAGTGCCTGCTGGTATTGCTGACCGATCCGGAGCCAGGGACGCGGTATTGGGCCGCGACGGCCGCCTTGGGCTTCGCGCCCAGCGAGGCAGAACGTGCGCTTGCCCTGTTGTCGGAGCCGCCGCCGACGCTGTTGAGTGTGAGTGCGGCGATGACCCTGCGCGCATGGAAGAACGGAACCCTTCCCCTGGAAGAGTAG
- a CDS encoding cytochrome P450, producing the protein MHAVTSDPAVLPPRLPSGLPWVGQGLEYRKDPLGFFLRYAGAGAVVRTRFVGTAVYLLNTSEAIEHVLVKNFRNYPKDAFQKRALEAVVGQGLFTSHGDVWMRRRRMMQPAFHKHLLAAHGSVAVRAANTWLESRREGEAFNAYPEMMALTLDVVAGTLFGADLSARARELGRAMEAVMLHAQFLFDTPLPLPAWVPTPGQRRFQAALRTLHAVVDDVVEVRRRQGGPGDDLLGLLLEAQAGEGEPLTDAQLRDECLTLMIAGHETTAAALALSLWLLARHPEAEAALRRELGGREPTVADLPSLPYCEQVVKESLRLYPPAWGMSRVAEADDRMDGVHVPAGTVVAWSQWALHRDARHFPEPEAFRPERWADGLERRLPRFAWCPFGGGPRLCIGAGSALMVIRLVLATLLQRFHFDAGPGPAPEVLPAITLRPKGGIPLTPRAV; encoded by the coding sequence ATGCACGCCGTCACTTCCGACCCCGCGGTCCTTCCGCCCCGGCTTCCGTCAGGGCTTCCCTGGGTGGGCCAGGGGCTGGAGTACCGCAAGGACCCGCTGGGCTTCTTCCTGCGCTACGCGGGCGCGGGCGCGGTGGTGCGGACCCGCTTCGTGGGGACGGCCGTCTACCTGCTCAACACGTCGGAGGCCATCGAGCACGTGCTGGTGAAGAACTTCCGCAACTACCCGAAGGACGCCTTCCAGAAGCGCGCCCTGGAGGCGGTGGTGGGCCAGGGGCTGTTCACCAGCCACGGCGACGTCTGGATGCGGCGGCGGCGGATGATGCAGCCGGCCTTCCACAAACACCTGCTGGCCGCGCACGGGAGCGTGGCGGTGAGGGCCGCGAACACCTGGCTCGAGTCACGGCGGGAGGGAGAGGCCTTCAACGCGTACCCGGAGATGATGGCGCTGACGCTGGACGTGGTGGCCGGGACGCTCTTCGGTGCGGACCTCTCCGCGCGGGCGCGGGAGCTGGGGCGGGCCATGGAGGCGGTGATGCTGCACGCCCAGTTCCTCTTCGACACGCCCCTCCCGCTGCCGGCCTGGGTGCCCACGCCGGGGCAGCGGCGGTTCCAGGCCGCCCTGCGCACCCTGCACGCCGTCGTGGACGACGTGGTGGAGGTTCGGAGGAGGCAGGGCGGTCCCGGAGACGACCTGCTGGGCCTGCTGCTGGAGGCGCAGGCCGGGGAAGGCGAGCCCCTGACGGACGCGCAGTTGCGCGACGAATGTCTGACGTTGATGATCGCCGGGCATGAGACGACGGCCGCGGCGCTGGCGCTCAGTCTGTGGTTGCTGGCGCGTCACCCGGAGGCGGAGGCCGCGCTGCGGCGGGAGCTGGGAGGCCGCGAGCCCACGGTGGCGGACCTGCCGTCGCTGCCGTACTGCGAGCAGGTGGTGAAGGAGTCGCTGCGTTTGTATCCGCCCGCGTGGGGCATGAGCCGGGTGGCGGAGGCGGACGACCGGATGGACGGCGTCCACGTCCCCGCCGGCACGGTGGTCGCGTGGTCACAGTGGGCGCTGCACCGTGACGCGCGCCACTTCCCGGAGCCGGAGGCCTTCCGTCCCGAGCGCTGGGCGGACGGGCTGGAGCGGCGCCTCCCACGCTTCGCCTGGTGTCCCTTCGGAGGAGGGCCCCGGCTCTGCATCGGCGCGGGCTCCGCGTTGATGGTGATTCGCCTGGTGCTGGCCACGCTGCTCCAGCGCTTCCACTTCGACGCCGGGCCCGGGCCCGCACCCGAGGTCCTCCCCGCCATCACCCTGCGTCCGAAGGGCGGCATCCCGCTCACGCCACGGGCGGTGTAG
- a CDS encoding DUF2019 domain-containing protein, whose product MTLEGLVREFAENVAAQTDAIFQVGADPEDKHGDRYIAAFDELRARGNEGREALCILLKHPRIDVRATAAAFLLRYRTAEARAVLEEAAKGEGLVAFGAQQTLNGWGEGVWDLDPE is encoded by the coding sequence ATGACTCTGGAGGGACTGGTCAGGGAGTTCGCCGAGAACGTCGCGGCACAGACGGACGCGATCTTCCAGGTGGGTGCGGATCCCGAGGACAAACACGGAGACCGGTACATCGCGGCTTTTGATGAACTCCGTGCCCGAGGTAATGAAGGAAGAGAGGCGCTTTGCATCCTCCTGAAGCACCCCAGGATAGACGTGAGGGCCACGGCTGCTGCCTTCCTGCTCCGTTACCGCACCGCAGAGGCCAGAGCAGTGCTGGAGGAGGCTGCGAAAGGAGAAGGGCTCGTTGCTTTCGGCGCCCAGCAGACGTTGAACGGATGGGGAGAAGGCGTCTGGGACTTGGATCCGGAATAG